A section of the Phacochoerus africanus isolate WHEZ1 chromosome 4, ROS_Pafr_v1, whole genome shotgun sequence genome encodes:
- the MUC15 gene encoding mucin-15: MKITMLTSAKILLILTLFSLLLFGSHGQEGQRKNTTQSISEGLKTGENESVPLESKANLTLDKDNRETSNSKASNFSLVDLSNKTHGTNSHHNLSTDNFSRSPSPMPTPSPSPIHSFVSKLPWNSSIADENSLQVSIPSNATATVSSENITWSSVNDTMKAPDNSSITVNNLPSGPNTTPVTSVMETDGWHTTTRDSLVELTPYQETTLQPTLKFTNNSKIFPNTEDPQEENRNTGVVFGAILGAILGASLLSLVGYLLCGKRKTDSFSHRRLYDDRNEPVLRLDNAPEPYDVSFGNSSYYNPTANDSSTPSGLENAHDGIPMDDIPPLRTSV, encoded by the exons ATGAAGATTACAATGTTGACTTCAGCCAAAATTCTGTTGATTTTAACTTTGTTTAGTTTACTACTATTTGGAAGCCATGGGCAAGAaggtcaaagaaaaaatacaacacaaagcATTTCAGAAGGCTTAAAAACAGGGGAAAATGAATCTGTTCCCTTGGAAAGTAAAGCAAATTTAACCTTAGATAAAGACAACAGAGAAACCTCCAATTCCAAGGCAAGTAATTTTTCTCTTGTGGATCTATCAAATAAAACCCATGGAACAAATTCCCATCATAATTTGTCAACAGACAACTTTTCCAGGAGTCCGAGCCCCATGCCCACACCTTCCCCAAGCCCTATCCACAGCTTTGTTTCTAAATTGCCTTGGAATTCATCTATAGCAGATGAAAACTCTCTGCAAGTCTCTATACCTTCCAATGCTACAGCTACTGTATCTTCTGAAAACATCACTTGGTCTTCAGTCAATGATACTATGAAAGCTCCTGACAACAGTTCCATTACAGTTAACAACCTCCCTTCAGGACCAAACACCACACCTGTGACCTCCGTCATGGAAACAGATGGTTGGCATACCACAACCAGAGACAGCTTGGTGGAGCTTACCCCATATCAAGAAACAACTTTACAGCCCACCCTGAAATTCACCAATAATTCAAAAATCTTTCCAAATACAGAAGACCCCCAAGAAg agAACAGAAATACAGGAGTAGTATTTGGGGCCATTTTGGGTGCTATTCTGGGTGCTTCCCTGCTTAGTCTCGTTGGCTACTTGTTGtgtggaaaaaggaaaacagactcaTTCTCCCATCGGCGACTTTATGACGACAGAAATGAACCAG tTCTGCGACTAGATAATGCACCGGAACCTTATGATGTGAGTTTTGGGAATTCCAGCTATTACAACCCAACTGCGAATGACTCATCTACTCCATCAGGCCTGGAAAATGCACATGATGGCATTCCTATGGATGACATACCTCCACTTCGTACCTCAGTATAA